The Pyramidobacter porci genome includes a region encoding these proteins:
- a CDS encoding Ppx/GppA phosphatase family protein, with product MTQRKAIVDVGTNSIKFCLAEGTGAGGYKVVKDVNDIVRLGEGLKDTGRIGAEALERNARSVANFVGEAKAAGADEIVAVGTMALRVAENAADFIARVKELCGVELRVLSGEEEAQLSYVAVMSGIKGAAETDLMTMDTGGGSTEFVFGKAGKLVRKFSLNVGAVRFTEQYLAAMPVAADKLAEAQAAIAKELGDGGVAGPVAFLVGMGGTVTSMASVKHRMARYDPDAIQGSTLSLNDVNAQIADYAAKTLEQRREIVGLQPKRADVILAGACIVKAVLELTGAKEMTVSDRSLRHGLLFQLFKV from the coding sequence ATGACGCAGAGAAAAGCGATCGTCGATGTCGGCACCAACTCGATCAAGTTCTGCTTGGCGGAAGGGACCGGAGCCGGCGGTTACAAAGTCGTCAAGGACGTCAACGACATCGTCCGCCTCGGTGAAGGGCTGAAAGACACCGGCCGCATCGGCGCGGAGGCGTTGGAGCGCAACGCGCGGTCCGTGGCAAATTTTGTAGGCGAGGCGAAAGCGGCCGGGGCCGATGAGATCGTCGCCGTGGGGACGATGGCTCTGCGCGTCGCAGAGAACGCCGCGGATTTCATCGCTCGCGTCAAAGAGCTCTGCGGCGTGGAACTGCGCGTACTTTCCGGCGAAGAAGAAGCGCAGCTTTCCTACGTGGCGGTGATGTCGGGCATCAAAGGGGCCGCCGAGACCGATCTGATGACGATGGATACCGGCGGCGGCAGCACGGAGTTTGTTTTTGGCAAAGCCGGCAAGCTGGTGAGAAAGTTCAGTCTCAACGTGGGCGCCGTCCGCTTTACCGAGCAGTACCTCGCGGCAATGCCCGTCGCCGCGGATAAACTGGCGGAAGCGCAGGCGGCCATTGCCAAAGAACTGGGCGACGGCGGCGTTGCCGGCCCCGTCGCGTTTCTTGTCGGCATGGGCGGCACGGTCACCAGCATGGCTTCGGTGAAGCATCGGATGGCTCGATATGACCCCGACGCGATTCAGGGATCCACACTGAGTCTCAATGACGTAAACGCTCAGATCGCGGACTATGCGGCCAAAACGCTGGAGCAGCGCCGCGAGATCGTCGGCCTTCAGCCCAAGCGGGCAGACGTGATCCTGGCCGGAGCCTGCATCGTCAAGGCCGTTCTCGAACTGACCGGCGCCAAGGAAATGACGGTCAGCGACCGCAGCCTGCGGCATGGTTTGCTGTTTCAGCTCTTTAAGGTTTAA
- a CDS encoding tripartite tricarboxylate transporter substrate binding protein, producing the protein MKFRKAMSFVLALSAVVFAAAAWAAYPERPIHVVNYVAPGGLMDVTSRKFISVAAKYTDATFVVENVTGAGGLVGLGHVLQQPADGYTVFAPTTAVVNKVLSSKKNEDEMIWSMEWVAMLMRDPECVIGAAEGDLNTFEKVVADAKAKNGAQLWSGPAPGGNDHVLATKVWRIVGMKAKWVPYKSGPEAMMGTLSGQSVAYVGNPADMAGRPGYKILALCRAERLPQFPDAPTFKELGYEGLDDEIMWRGFAIRKGAPEEAYAWWEDLNKKVAADPEWKEYLERDGIDVVDWGRNQFTAQVKADVESAKIALREAGMIK; encoded by the coding sequence ATGAAATTCCGTAAGGCAATGTCGTTCGTGCTCGCTCTGAGCGCGGTTGTTTTCGCGGCAGCCGCGTGGGCGGCTTATCCCGAGCGTCCCATCCACGTGGTGAATTACGTGGCTCCGGGCGGACTGATGGACGTGACCAGCCGCAAGTTCATCTCTGTCGCTGCCAAGTACACCGACGCGACTTTTGTGGTCGAGAACGTGACGGGCGCCGGCGGGCTGGTGGGGCTGGGGCACGTGCTTCAGCAGCCGGCGGACGGCTATACGGTTTTCGCACCTACGACCGCCGTCGTCAACAAGGTCTTGTCCTCCAAGAAAAACGAGGACGAGATGATCTGGAGCATGGAATGGGTCGCGATGCTGATGCGCGATCCCGAGTGCGTCATCGGCGCCGCGGAAGGCGATTTGAACACGTTCGAAAAAGTCGTCGCCGACGCCAAAGCCAAGAACGGCGCTCAGTTGTGGAGCGGTCCCGCCCCCGGCGGCAACGATCATGTGCTGGCGACCAAAGTCTGGCGCATCGTCGGCATGAAGGCCAAGTGGGTTCCCTACAAGAGCGGCCCCGAGGCCATGATGGGAACGCTGAGCGGCCAGAGCGTGGCCTACGTGGGCAATCCCGCCGATATGGCCGGGCGTCCCGGCTACAAGATCCTCGCCCTGTGCCGTGCCGAGCGCCTGCCGCAGTTCCCCGATGCGCCGACGTTCAAGGAACTGGGGTATGAAGGTCTGGACGATGAGATCATGTGGCGCGGTTTCGCCATCCGCAAGGGCGCGCCCGAAGAGGCCTACGCGTGGTGGGAAGATCTGAACAAAAAAGTCGCCGCCGATCCGGAATGGAAAGAATATCTTGAGCGTGACGGCATCGACGTGGTCGACTGGGGACGTAATCAGTTCACCGCGCAGGTCAAAGCCGATGTGGAGAGCGCCAAAATCGCTTTGCGCGAAGCCGGGATGATCAAGTAA
- a CDS encoding tripartite tricarboxylate transporter TctB family protein: MQSMQELALSLNNPRGLGMIVGVCAAILAVSALFFVVCGKRDRLGALLVPTAFVELSVVFIFLTNSLEEMGGMDSSSKLMPYLWSLPLLAVSLFQLIRTWRAPRLKAVGHGRVDKVFWAFAIVAAAISQFGTLGFFVCTAAMLALLMLLLGERRILLILGTAACWVLFTWFVFNKVLLIGLPAGTLFSKLFV, from the coding sequence ATGCAGTCAATGCAGGAACTTGCCCTGTCGCTGAACAATCCTCGTGGTCTGGGCATGATCGTCGGTGTCTGCGCGGCAATTCTTGCGGTATCCGCGCTGTTTTTCGTTGTCTGCGGCAAAAGGGACCGGCTGGGGGCGTTGCTGGTGCCGACGGCTTTTGTCGAGCTGTCCGTCGTATTTATCTTTCTGACGAACAGCCTTGAAGAGATGGGAGGCATGGACAGCAGTTCGAAGCTGATGCCCTATCTGTGGTCGCTGCCGCTGCTGGCCGTTTCCCTGTTTCAGCTGATTCGCACGTGGCGGGCCCCCCGCCTCAAAGCCGTTGGGCATGGCCGCGTCGATAAAGTTTTCTGGGCTTTTGCGATTGTGGCGGCGGCCATCTCGCAGTTCGGCACGCTGGGATTTTTCGTTTGTACGGCGGCCATGCTGGCGCTGCTGATGCTGCTTCTGGGCGAGCGGCGAATCCTGCTGATCCTGGGGACCGCGGCCTGTTGGGTTCTGTTCACGTGGTTCGTTTTCAACAAGGTGCTTCTGATCGGCCTTCCGGCAGGGACGCTTTTCAGCAAACTGTTCGTGTGA
- a CDS encoding tripartite tricarboxylate transporter permease, whose translation MDLLTNLWSGLRNLIGAGPFLIVTAGVVVGILGGAMPGMSPSMAVAILLPFTFGMSPTMGLVMLCAIYLASNYGGSVTAVMINTPGTPSAVVTAFDGYPLAKSGKPGYGLGISLVASVWGGFIGIVILILFAAPLANFALKFWPAEYFSLALMGLSTVSSMAGRKWAESLMAVLLGLVLNTIGLDHVNGVSRFTFDILNLYDGFSFVPALIGLFALSEVFANIEGNDYRAYEAAQERVSEWPSLKIYLGLKWSIIRSSVLGTLIGIFPGAGGTIASFLAYDMEKRLSKHPETFGTGAYEGVAAAEAANSASVGGALVPLLTLGIPGSASTAVLIGALMIHELRPGPELFAKQPELVYTLFSSLFVANIVLYFLGTWGSRLWIKVTKIPKTVLYPLIFAFAIVGSFAVRSSVFDVGVCLGFGVLGWILKKFHYPLSPIVLGLVLGALIETNLQMTLIMGGPQLLYTRPLSAVLLAITGVMLLAPIFSELKSKRAAKADR comes from the coding sequence ATGGATTTGTTGACAAACCTTTGGTCGGGGCTTCGCAATCTGATCGGCGCCGGTCCGTTTCTCATTGTCACCGCCGGCGTCGTCGTCGGCATTCTCGGCGGAGCGATGCCGGGCATGTCGCCTTCGATGGCGGTGGCGATTCTGCTGCCGTTCACGTTTGGCATGTCGCCGACGATGGGGCTGGTGATGCTGTGCGCGATTTATCTGGCTTCGAATTACGGCGGTTCGGTCACGGCCGTCATGATCAACACGCCGGGAACGCCGTCGGCGGTCGTCACGGCTTTCGACGGCTATCCTCTGGCAAAGAGCGGCAAGCCGGGCTATGGACTGGGCATTTCTCTGGTTGCTTCCGTGTGGGGCGGCTTTATCGGCATTGTCATCCTGATCCTGTTTGCGGCGCCGCTGGCGAATTTTGCGTTGAAGTTCTGGCCGGCCGAGTACTTCTCGTTGGCCCTGATGGGACTGTCCACGGTCTCGTCCATGGCCGGCCGGAAGTGGGCGGAGTCGCTGATGGCGGTGCTGCTGGGGCTTGTGCTGAACACGATCGGCCTGGATCATGTCAACGGCGTGAGCCGTTTTACCTTCGACATTCTCAATCTGTACGATGGATTTTCTTTTGTGCCGGCGCTGATCGGTCTGTTCGCCCTCAGCGAAGTCTTCGCCAACATCGAGGGAAACGATTATCGGGCGTATGAAGCGGCGCAGGAGCGCGTGTCGGAGTGGCCGTCGCTCAAGATTTACCTGGGGCTGAAGTGGTCCATTATCCGTTCGAGCGTTCTGGGAACGCTGATCGGCATTTTCCCCGGCGCCGGCGGGACGATCGCTTCTTTTCTGGCGTATGATATGGAGAAGAGGTTGTCCAAACATCCCGAGACGTTCGGCACGGGGGCTTATGAGGGCGTCGCGGCCGCGGAAGCGGCCAACAGCGCCTCGGTCGGCGGCGCGCTGGTGCCGCTGCTGACGTTGGGGATCCCCGGCAGCGCCTCCACGGCGGTGTTGATCGGCGCCCTGATGATCCATGAACTGCGTCCCGGGCCGGAGCTCTTTGCGAAGCAGCCCGAACTGGTATATACTTTGTTCTCGAGTCTGTTTGTCGCGAATATCGTGCTCTATTTTCTGGGCACGTGGGGCAGCCGCCTGTGGATCAAGGTGACGAAAATCCCCAAGACCGTGCTTTATCCGCTGATCTTTGCGTTCGCGATCGTCGGCAGTTTTGCTGTTCGCTCGTCGGTGTTCGACGTCGGCGTGTGTCTCGGTTTCGGCGTGCTCGGCTGGATTCTGAAGAAATTCCATTATCCGCTGTCGCCGATCGTGCTGGGGCTGGTGCTGGGAGCACTGATCGAGACGAATCTGCAGATGACGCTGATCATGGGAGGGCCGCAGCTCCTCTATACGCGCCCTTTGAGCGCGGTGCTCCTGGCGATCACGGGCGTGATGCTTTTGGCGCCTATTTTCTCCGAACTGAAGAGTAAGAGAGCCGCAAAAGCGGATCGTTGA
- a CDS encoding Na/Pi symporter — translation MLYFTSFVNILGGLALFLFGVDQSSRFFRENMSANARNSMARFTKKKAQAFLLGVVLSALTQSSTIATSFAVGFVDVGMLSFAGSLIVMMGASLGGTFVSFLLSLNLFDYAPLMFGVSYFLCKVRNKWVSSGFGVLRCLALIFLGMQVLGWGTKTLFADPEFGRLMTRWASDALAMGIIAFIGSGVLQSSSAIMALGIALAASNALPATSALPIALGAHIGSTTMVVLAGMSGSLSAQRLGYATFFFKLLGGLIFLCLLPFVHRTFVSLGISAAQELVYGQVLIAAFNILVFLPFPQFLTWIGIRLVSGSGSLSEPRYIDEKILDVPELAVMLLSKEMGRLSNYMEAYLQMLLEPQQRNGALFGKLPRAIADLCESCQEFAYHIRVPAEEEKVSEDFTIISYTMSILRGMSKLLTGSIRSHLESTAVHDALRALLGNGVWERWCKLSRKCMRSALCAFVIGEKGQVHALESQEAEFAGLSNQIRREVGESASYDRNASRAVRLVSLMQGFLAMAKEVAEGEEFTKKQARYSTGRAFPEWKEGTVSGD, via the coding sequence GTGCTGTATTTCACCAGCTTTGTCAATATCCTGGGAGGCTTGGCGCTGTTCCTTTTCGGCGTCGACCAGAGCTCGCGTTTTTTTCGTGAGAATATGAGCGCGAACGCAAGAAACTCGATGGCCCGTTTTACGAAGAAGAAAGCGCAGGCTTTTTTGCTGGGCGTGGTCCTTTCCGCGCTCACGCAGAGCAGCACCATCGCTACGTCGTTTGCCGTCGGCTTCGTGGATGTCGGCATGCTGAGTTTCGCCGGTTCGCTGATCGTGATGATGGGGGCCAGCCTGGGCGGCACGTTCGTGTCCTTCCTTTTGAGTCTGAATCTGTTCGATTACGCGCCGCTCATGTTCGGCGTGTCCTATTTCCTCTGCAAGGTCAGGAATAAATGGGTCAGTTCCGGATTCGGCGTGCTTCGCTGCCTGGCGTTGATCTTCCTCGGGATGCAGGTTCTGGGCTGGGGCACGAAAACGCTTTTTGCCGATCCCGAGTTCGGGCGGCTGATGACGCGCTGGGCGTCGGACGCGCTGGCGATGGGAATCATCGCTTTCATCGGCTCGGGCGTGCTGCAAAGCAGCTCGGCCATCATGGCGTTGGGGATCGCCCTGGCCGCTTCGAACGCTTTGCCGGCGACTTCCGCGCTGCCCATCGCTCTGGGGGCGCACATCGGTTCCACGACCATGGTGGTGTTGGCGGGCATGAGCGGTTCGCTCAGCGCGCAGCGTCTCGGATATGCGACGTTCTTCTTCAAGCTGCTGGGGGGGCTGATTTTCTTGTGCCTCTTGCCCTTCGTCCACAGGACGTTCGTTTCCCTCGGCATCTCCGCCGCCCAGGAACTGGTGTACGGGCAAGTGCTGATCGCGGCGTTCAACATTCTCGTCTTTCTGCCTTTCCCTCAGTTTCTCACGTGGATCGGCATCCGGCTTGTATCGGGCAGCGGCAGTCTGAGCGAACCCCGCTATATCGACGAGAAGATTCTGGATGTCCCCGAACTGGCGGTCATGCTTCTGTCAAAGGAAATGGGGCGCCTCTCCAACTACATGGAGGCTTATCTGCAGATGCTGCTCGAACCGCAGCAGCGCAACGGCGCGCTTTTCGGAAAACTGCCTCGGGCGATCGCCGATTTGTGCGAATCCTGTCAGGAGTTTGCCTATCATATTCGCGTTCCTGCCGAAGAAGAAAAAGTGTCGGAGGATTTTACGATCATCAGTTACACAATGTCGATCCTGCGCGGCATGTCCAAGCTGCTGACAGGATCGATCCGATCGCATCTGGAGTCAACGGCGGTTCACGACGCGCTCCGCGCTCTTTTGGGAAACGGCGTGTGGGAGCGCTGGTGCAAACTGTCGCGCAAGTGTATGCGGTCCGCTCTGTGCGCTTTTGTCATTGGCGAGAAAGGCCAGGTCCACGCGCTGGAGAGTCAGGAAGCGGAATTTGCCGGTCTGAGCAACCAGATCCGCCGTGAAGTGGGCGAAAGCGCTTCTTACGACCGCAACGCTTCTCGGGCTGTCCGGCTGGTGTCTCTGATGCAGGGGTTCTTGGCCATGGCGAAAGAGGTGGCCGAGGGCGAAGAGTTCACCAAGAAGCAGGCAAGATATTCGACCGGAAGAGCCTTTCCCGAGTGGAAGGAGGGGACTGTGAGTGGCGACTAA
- a CDS encoding phosphate signaling complex PhoU family protein, whose product MATKKSESSERSLENYLYSSDKARMYALVQQMTIGAREALAKAVAGLRTLDVGAEEDVICGDDAIDELEEQIDQECLYSIAMRQPMREDLRYVYAVMKIITDIERIGDQAVNVAERLKEYVNDYHGRAPLPKIDDLLDVSRRCSEMIDDFLLALDKEDGGVLAVIREKRRETVRICRKCAESLMQRLSSPYLAETPAEIFIAIDLFRHLKRVADHLMNLGEKVYFIATGVSPLTLKRQLVSQGCSHEYSHPTESAK is encoded by the coding sequence GTGGCGACTAAAAAGAGCGAATCAAGCGAGCGCAGTCTCGAAAATTATCTCTATTCGTCCGACAAAGCGCGCATGTACGCGCTCGTCCAGCAGATGACGATTGGCGCCAGAGAGGCTCTGGCCAAAGCCGTAGCGGGGCTGCGCACCCTCGATGTCGGCGCGGAAGAGGATGTCATCTGCGGCGACGACGCGATCGACGAACTGGAAGAGCAGATCGATCAAGAGTGCCTTTATTCCATCGCCATGCGGCAGCCGATGCGCGAGGACCTGCGCTATGTCTATGCGGTCATGAAGATCATCACGGATATCGAGCGCATCGGCGATCAGGCGGTCAACGTCGCCGAACGGCTGAAAGAATACGTCAACGATTACCACGGGCGCGCGCCGTTGCCCAAGATCGACGATCTGCTTGACGTTTCGCGCCGATGCAGCGAGATGATCGACGACTTTTTGCTTGCCCTCGATAAGGAAGACGGCGGCGTGCTCGCCGTGATCCGCGAAAAACGTCGGGAAACCGTGCGGATTTGCCGCAAATGCGCCGAGTCGTTGATGCAGCGTCTTTCTTCCCCTTATCTGGCGGAGACGCCTGCGGAAATCTTCATCGCGATTGATCTTTTTCGACATCTAAAGCGTGTGGCCGATCACCTGATGAACTTGGGAGAAAAAGTTTACTTTATCGCGACGGGCGTTTCTCCCTTGACCTTGAAAAGACAGCTCGTCAGCCAGGGCTGCTCCCATGAATATTCGCATCCTACCGAAAGCGCAAAATGA
- a CDS encoding peptidoglycan DD-metalloendopeptidase family protein: MDRLDKKNSRRVFWSLMGSMILATAGAISLAVFEAEDLPAYKDFPLSAFFPSFEARAALAHGQMVQLERENTSGVISPLLPDSPEFEESGLMLDEVVPEEDPLGGGRLAILPAMNGKQSFDQPLPVHDPFMTLSLSELSSQKADDSNVIVRLLGEKDEMGEDIDERPWLEHTVGQGERMVDISRKYGILVATISKANNISNPDKLSSGQVLLIPRTEDLLEDVLEEQKSRAEEKLASKQRADPVKYRKYTVKPGDSLWTIASANNLSIDSLYGTNILRTPDRLSPGIVLRIPNQDGLSVKIAKGQTLNALAKKYGVAERAIRMANGLSDKVELNAGQEVFIPGASQSIAVYRGSSSGGGMSRTAPPVAKAASGAAGRFSWPVVGKISSPFGWRRHPIRRARIFHAGIDIRAPRHTPIRASRGGQVIFSGWMNGYGRTVIIRHDSTYTTLYGHCQSLMIRKGQNVKKGTVIATVGSSGRATGPHVHFEVRRSDSPTNPMSYLR; encoded by the coding sequence TTGGACCGATTGGACAAGAAAAACAGCCGCAGAGTTTTTTGGAGCTTGATGGGTTCGATGATTTTGGCGACAGCCGGGGCTATCTCTCTGGCAGTTTTCGAAGCTGAAGATTTGCCTGCCTATAAGGATTTTCCGCTTTCCGCTTTTTTCCCTTCTTTTGAAGCGCGTGCGGCTCTGGCTCACGGGCAGATGGTTCAGCTTGAACGGGAAAATACCAGCGGCGTTATCTCGCCCCTGCTCCCGGATTCTCCCGAATTCGAGGAGAGTGGCCTGATGCTGGATGAGGTCGTTCCCGAGGAAGATCCTCTTGGCGGCGGAAGGTTGGCGATCCTTCCCGCGATGAATGGGAAACAGTCTTTCGATCAGCCGTTGCCGGTGCATGACCCTTTTATGACGTTGTCTCTTTCGGAGCTGAGCAGTCAGAAAGCCGACGACAGCAACGTCATTGTCCGGCTGCTGGGTGAGAAGGACGAGATGGGCGAAGATATCGATGAGCGTCCTTGGCTGGAACACACTGTTGGTCAGGGCGAACGGATGGTCGATATCTCGCGGAAGTACGGGATTCTTGTCGCGACGATAAGCAAGGCTAATAACATCAGCAATCCTGACAAGCTTTCGTCGGGGCAGGTTCTCCTGATTCCGCGCACGGAAGATTTGCTGGAAGACGTCTTGGAAGAACAAAAGAGCCGCGCCGAGGAAAAACTCGCTTCCAAACAGAGAGCGGATCCGGTAAAATACCGGAAGTATACGGTAAAACCGGGCGACTCTCTGTGGACCATTGCCAGCGCAAATAACCTCAGCATCGATTCTCTTTATGGAACCAACATCCTCCGCACGCCGGATCGGCTTTCTCCCGGCATTGTGCTGCGCATTCCCAATCAGGACGGATTGAGCGTCAAGATCGCCAAAGGGCAGACTTTAAACGCGCTTGCCAAGAAATACGGCGTCGCCGAGAGGGCGATCCGTATGGCGAACGGATTAAGCGATAAAGTGGAATTGAATGCCGGTCAAGAGGTATTTATCCCTGGCGCAAGCCAGTCTATTGCCGTGTATCGGGGCAGTTCAAGCGGCGGAGGCATGTCGCGGACGGCTCCCCCCGTTGCCAAAGCCGCCAGTGGAGCGGCTGGCCGTTTTTCCTGGCCGGTGGTGGGAAAAATCTCGAGTCCATTCGGCTGGCGCCGGCATCCGATTCGACGTGCCAGGATTTTTCACGCCGGAATAGACATACGCGCGCCCCGGCATACTCCTATACGTGCTTCGCGGGGAGGCCAGGTTATCTTTTCCGGCTGGATGAACGGTTATGGGAGGACGGTCATCATTCGTCATGACAGCACGTATACGACTTTGTACGGTCACTGCCAGTCGTTGATGATCCGCAAGGGACAGAACGTGAAAAAAGGGACTGTGATCGCCACAGTGGGATCGAGCGGGCGCGCTACGGGGCCGCACGTTCATTTTGAAGTGCGCCGCAGCGACAGCCCGACGAATCCGATGAGCTATCTGCGCTGA
- a CDS encoding LPS-assembly protein LptD has product MTKYSTCLGGLVLVFSLLAPTNDVWAAQKKLPEVTADTLPVVLEADSIEFDEVNHLATAQGHAVARYADLVFRADRVTLDAETNVIRAFASAGKKIKIQRHNTDTLTGDFLEYHLNDSTGYLEGAEGSSKVPYGAVYIKGARVEVADPQTAHEKKWLRGSYLRGSAPDSAVVRWNGASYTTCKQEHPHYLLRSKRIVMVPGKYIVLHHPRVYAGSAYLFTMPFNMVVNQKPKSKNVTTIRPNYDSDKHLGLEARSTFSWNNGQLALGAGIWQEGMFEYQARVDQQIASWLSLYAGDNHQYDSSTDETKSRPFWGAALAHSGWAMDVGWAQREKRSVVRKPGQKEYETTLWRDPEVGLTSPWVGLHIGDFSQYARFKGNWGRFQETGVKRGDYRGDFIERYGWGIDYYTEYPFRLGAWTISPFFKGDYWNYGYKNDGSDRQIVTIGTLGVRASCGGFEIGSAFEQKRVSGRSAFGNGWDRNYDTDTFYQRVGIKIGPSLTFAVQGVFDLTGNKNELSSMGYILTYDNSCCTRWELTVNDDLTDSNNNDWITLSFAITAFPDSRFKMGNESLSNPFGRPGGLAVRRQRYEPTLMEKDGTEQAEEAEIIMPKFDI; this is encoded by the coding sequence ATGACGAAGTATTCGACGTGCCTCGGGGGGCTCGTGCTTGTTTTTTCTCTGCTGGCGCCGACAAATGACGTTTGGGCGGCGCAGAAAAAGCTGCCCGAGGTCACAGCGGACACTCTGCCTGTCGTCCTCGAGGCGGACAGCATTGAGTTTGACGAAGTCAATCATCTTGCCACCGCGCAGGGACATGCCGTGGCGCGTTATGCCGATCTGGTGTTCCGAGCGGATCGAGTGACGCTGGATGCGGAGACGAATGTGATCAGAGCGTTCGCCTCCGCCGGAAAAAAAATCAAAATCCAGCGTCACAATACGGACACGTTGACGGGTGATTTTCTTGAGTATCATCTGAACGATTCAACCGGATATCTCGAAGGAGCCGAAGGATCGTCAAAAGTCCCTTATGGGGCCGTTTACATCAAAGGAGCGCGCGTTGAAGTTGCGGACCCGCAGACGGCCCACGAGAAAAAATGGCTGCGGGGAAGTTATCTGCGGGGAAGCGCCCCTGACAGCGCCGTCGTGCGTTGGAACGGCGCTTCATATACAACCTGCAAGCAGGAGCACCCCCATTATTTGCTTCGTTCCAAGAGAATCGTCATGGTCCCGGGGAAGTATATCGTGCTCCATCATCCCCGGGTTTATGCAGGTTCCGCGTATCTGTTCACGATGCCGTTCAATATGGTCGTCAATCAAAAGCCCAAGTCGAAAAACGTTACGACGATCAGGCCGAACTATGACAGCGACAAACACTTGGGGCTGGAAGCGCGCTCGACCTTTTCCTGGAACAACGGACAGCTTGCCCTCGGCGCGGGGATCTGGCAGGAAGGCATGTTCGAATATCAGGCGCGCGTCGATCAACAGATTGCCTCCTGGCTGTCCCTGTATGCGGGAGACAATCATCAGTACGACAGCAGTACGGATGAGACCAAGTCCCGTCCCTTCTGGGGGGCGGCGTTGGCGCATTCCGGCTGGGCCATGGATGTCGGCTGGGCCCAGAGAGAAAAACGCTCGGTCGTAAGAAAGCCCGGTCAGAAAGAATATGAAACGACGCTTTGGCGCGATCCGGAAGTGGGACTGACCTCTCCCTGGGTCGGACTTCATATTGGCGACTTTTCTCAGTATGCTCGCTTCAAGGGAAACTGGGGAAGATTTCAGGAAACGGGAGTCAAGCGAGGGGACTATCGGGGCGATTTTATCGAGCGCTATGGCTGGGGAATCGATTACTACACCGAATATCCCTTTCGGCTCGGCGCCTGGACCATCTCTCCCTTCTTCAAAGGCGATTACTGGAATTACGGCTATAAGAACGACGGCAGCGATCGTCAGATCGTGACGATCGGAACATTGGGCGTCAGGGCATCCTGCGGCGGCTTTGAGATCGGCTCCGCATTCGAGCAGAAAAGGGTGTCGGGCCGTTCCGCGTTTGGCAATGGCTGGGATCGCAATTATGATACGGACACCTTTTATCAGCGCGTGGGCATAAAGATCGGGCCTTCTCTTACCTTTGCGGTGCAGGGAGTTTTCGATCTGACCGGCAACAAGAATGAACTGTCTTCCATGGGGTACATCCTGACGTACGACAACAGCTGCTGTACGCGTTGGGAGCTGACGGTGAACGACGATCTGACGGACAGCAATAACAACGACTGGATCACGTTATCCTTTGCCATCACCGCGTTCCCTGACAGCCGGTTTAAAATGGGCAACGAGAGTTTGAGCAATCCCTTTGGGCGTCCCGGCGGTTTGGCTGTGCGCCGGCAGCGCTATGAACCGACTCTTATGGAAAAGGACGGCACGGAACAGGCGGAAGAAGCAGAGATCATAATGCCTAAATTCGATATTTAG
- the greA gene encoding transcription elongation factor GreA — MAEHKHNDDAVLMTQEGYDKLSTELKQLRSEERYKIARRIEEARSFGDLSENAEYAAAKDDQAKLEGKIQVMEYQLSRAKIIDSASLDNSHVSVGTTVTIMDITHNKEFVYSIVSSEESDPEKGFISSVSPVGRALMNKRVGDEVPVKVPMGIRKLKIRKIRVK, encoded by the coding sequence GTGGCTGAACACAAGCACAACGACGATGCTGTTTTAATGACTCAGGAAGGGTATGACAAACTGAGCACCGAATTAAAACAGCTCAGAAGCGAAGAACGTTATAAAATCGCCCGCAGGATCGAAGAGGCCCGTTCTTTCGGCGATCTCAGCGAAAATGCCGAATATGCCGCGGCCAAGGATGACCAGGCCAAGCTCGAAGGCAAGATCCAGGTCATGGAATATCAGCTTTCACGCGCCAAAATCATCGATTCGGCCAGTTTGGACAATTCGCACGTTTCGGTAGGGACGACCGTGACCATCATGGATATCACCCACAATAAGGAGTTCGTCTATTCCATTGTCAGCTCGGAAGAATCCGACCCGGAAAAAGGTTTCATTTCTTCCGTGAGCCCCGTAGGGCGGGCCCTGATGAACAAAAGAGTGGGGGACGAAGTGCCCGTCAAGGTTCCGATGGGAATCCGCAAGCTCAAGATTCGCAAGATCAGAGTCAAATAA